ACGGCGGGCAGGCGGACGTTGCCGGGCGGGATTGATTCGGACTTTGCCATTCAGTTCATCCTTACGCCGCGCGGCAGGCGGCGGTAGTAATCAGACATGTTCTGGCCGGTGGTGACCTCCGCGGCGCCGGCGGCAGGCCAAATGCCGGGGATGGGTGTGCAACAGTTCGGGCACTTGCCGTCCGCTGTGAGCTTGTATTCACGCACCAGGTAGCCGAAACGGTCTATGAGCTTCTCGCCGCAGCCTGGGCAGTAGGTGTTTTCCCAGCGGCCGACGTGGCCGGGGGCGTTGCCGGCATAGACGAAGCGCAGTCCCTCTTCGGCGCCGATCTCGGCGGCGCGGATGATCTGCGCGGCGGTGGTGTTGGGCGGGTCGGTCAGCTTGTAGTCTTTATGGAAAGCGGTAACGTGCCAGGGGATGTCGCGGCTGATTGAGGCGAGGAAACGGGCAATCTGGCGCAGCTCGGCTTCGCTGTCGTTGAAGCCGGGCACGACGAGAGTGACAACCTCCAGCCACAACCCGCGCTCGAACACCCTGCGGACTCCCTCGGTGACGTGTTCCAGAGTGCCGCCGAGCGTGCGGTAGCGCGTATCGTTGAAGCCTTTCAGGTCAATCTTGTAGGCGACAATCCACGGCCGCAGGAAGTCCAGCGCCTCGGGGGTGGCGTTGCCGTTGGAGACAAAGGCGCAGGCCAGCCCGGCCTCCCTGGCGGCTTGAAAGACGGCGACGGCCCATTCGGCGGTGATCAGGGGTTCGTTGTAGCTGGAGACGACCAGGCGCGCGCGCGCGCGGAGGCCGGTGCGGATGAGCTGTTGCGGCGTGACGGTTTGGATTGGCGCCCGGGCGGCTTGGTCGCGCAGCGCCTGGCTGGTGACCCAGTTCTGGCAGTAGGAACAATGGAA
The window above is part of the Candidatus Paceibacterota bacterium genome. Proteins encoded here:
- the amrS gene encoding AmmeMemoRadiSam system radical SAM enzyme, whose amino-acid sequence is MPRATPNSEPEPVLAAPAVPAKACPAGHPLAEALARHTTVGSLWRTEGDRIRCVACGHQCLIGAGRHGICRVRFNQDGQLRVPFGYVSGVQCDPVEKKPFFHLYPGTDALTFGMLGCDFHCSYCQNWVTSQALRDQAARAPIQTVTPQQLIRTGLRARARLVVSSYNEPLITAEWAVAVFQAAREAGLACAFVSNGNATPEALDFLRPWIVAYKIDLKGFNDTRYRTLGGTLEHVTEGVRRVFERGLWLEVVTLVVPGFNDSEAELRQIARFLASISRDIPWHVTAFHKDYKLTDPPNTTAAQIIRAAEIGAEEGLRFVYAGNAPGHVGRWENTYCPGCGEKLIDRFGYLVREYKLTADGKCPNCCTPIPGIWPAAGAAEVTTGQNMSDYYRRLPRGVRMN